DNA sequence from the Deltaproteobacteria bacterium RBG_16_64_85 genome:
GCTGGTAATCCTTGGCCTGGAGCGTCGCCTCCTTGAGGATGTTCTCGGCCTCTTTCTTCGCGTTCTGGATCAGTTCCTCGGCCTTCGCCGAACTTGCGCGCGCCCGGTCCTCCACAGAGCGTTTCTTCGTGAGCAGATTGGCCACAACCAGCCCGAGCGCCGCCGCGAGAACGGCCAGCGCCGCCATGACGATCAGGTTCGTATCCAAAGGATTCCTCCTCGGTACCGCATCTATTTTGTGTGCCCATCGAGGTGCTCCCGGGAAAGCCCGATGATGCCATCCTCCGTCACCACCACGTCCACCGGGATGTCCCAGGATTCCACAGGGACTTCCGGCAGCAGCTGCCGGGAAAACGCCAGTCCCACCGTCACGGCCGTCTTGGACAGGCCGGACAGGAAACGGTCATAGTACCCGTATCCTTTTCCCAGACGCCTCCCCATGGCGTCGAAGGCCACTCCGGGAACGACGACCAGGTCGAACCCATTCCGCAGACCCGCGACCCCCGGGGGAACCCGCGGCTCCAGGAGGCCGTACTTTCCGCGCACCCAGCCGTCATCGCCCCCATCGGGGAAGAAGGAGAGGTTTCCGTCTTCCATGACCCGCGGATAAAACAGAAGCGCCCCTGCGGTGAGATACCGGGCGCGGATCCGCTCTGTGCCGACCTCCCCGCCGACGGCCGCGTACAATGCCGCCTTCCCGCCCGACTCGGGCGGGAAGGCGGCGAGGAACTTCTCCTGCGCCGCGATGCTTTTCCCCGCAAACGTTTCCTTCTGCCCGCACAGGCGCCGGCGATTGCGTTCGGTCCGGCGAAGCTGGGCCTTCCGCTCTGCCATGAGCATGAACAACCTGCCGATAGATGGAATAACGAGGGAGGCAGAAACCGCGAATAAGGCGAGGGGGCGAACCGCAAAGACCTCGCACCGCTACGAACCGTCCTCTATGGCGAAACAACCGTACCTTATTCGTCGTCGAACGTCGTCAAACCCTTTGTCCTGCCACCCGAATCTATGTAAACGCGGCCTCCCGCGGAAACTTACGGGAAAAGCCCCTGCTCTGTGCCGTGTCGGCGCTTGAGTCGAACCTGGTTTTCACCAGGTGGGCTCCCTGTGGATGCCGGCTTCAGGCTTCCCCCTTCGGGGCATGCTCACCACCGGCAGGAAGGGATCCCTTTCTTCATGTGTTGGCTCTAACTCGCCCGCCAATCACGCGCACGGCAGGGGCCAAAGGGCCCCATCAGCCCCGTTCCTTGAGAGCGCTGTCCAACGCACTCAGAAGGGCCCGGCTTTTCTGCTCGAGACCCTTCTTCACGTCCTCCCGCTCGCCCCGAAGCTCCAATACCTCGTCGGCCAGCTTCATCGCCGCCAGCATGACGACGTTCAGGTAATTCGCCGTCGCGCCGGATTTCTGCACCTCGCGGACCCGTTGGTTCAGCAGTTCGCTCAGGCGCTCCATGTGCTCCGCCGACCGTTCGGTCTTAACGGTCAGTGCGTAACCGGCGATGTTCACGTCGTACCGTTTACTCATTCCCTTCTACATTCCCATTATACAACCGGGGCGCTATAACTCAATGGTTTCGAGACGAGACAGGATTTTTTCCACCCGTCCCCGGATCTCGTCCCGCTCCCGTGTCAGTTCGGTGACTTTGCGGGCAAGTTCCTTGGCATCCGAGCTCTTCTGCCCCAGCTGGGCCGAGATCGCCGCATTCTCCTTTTTGAGCGTGGAAACCAGCCCCACCAGGTCGTTGATCCTTTTCTCGATCAGGACAAATGGATCTTCCGCCATTTTTCCGGTTCCCCCCTCAGTAGGCATATCGGTTCCCGTACGGCCGAAGCGACACGGACACGATTTTCTCGAATGGCAACGATCCCTCCAGGAATGGATGAAATCGGATGGTTCAGGATACCAAGGAGCCCCTCGTGAATCAACGCGCTATTCCTCCATCTGGAGGACGCTGTAGGCAACTGCGGCGCAGTGGGAGGCGATCCCCTTCCCGGCGGAGAGGATGTCGAGGTGGGCGGCGCTCGATTCCAGGGACTCGGGCGTCCCCTTCTGCAAACGGCGGATATGGGCGTGCCGGAGCCCTTTCTCCATCTGGCCGATCGATTCTTTCCGGGCGATGACGATCTCGGCCGCCTTCCCGTCGCGCGTCACGAACGCGGAGACCGCCTCCCGGTACATCTCCTCAACTTCCTTGAGGAAGGACTCCAGCTCGATCGCCCCCTCTTCGGAAAAACGCTGCTTCCTTTCCGCCATTCTGCGCACGTGGTCTCCGAGCGTCTTGTCGATGAAGTCGCCGATGTTCTCGAGGTCGGTTACGATTGCGATGTACGCCACGGCGCGGTTCGTCTGCGCTGAATCGAGCGACCCCTCCCCCAACACCGAGAGGAACACCTTGATCTCCCGCGTCAGCTGGTCGACGTCGTCGTCCATCTGCCGGATTCGTTCGGCCAGCTCTTCATTCACGTGGCGGATCGCCAGCAGACCCGCCCCCTGCATCTCCTGGATCATGTCCGCCATCCGGACGATTTCCCGGGCGACCTGACCGAGGGCTACCCCGGCCACCGGCAGGTGCTCGCGGTCCAGGTAGACCGGTTTGCCCTTCGGCGCATGCTCCTTCCTCTCGGGGATGATCCCGGCAAGGATCAAGGCCACGCGCGGGGCCAGCGGGAAAAAAAGAGCCGACAGCGTCAGGTTGAACAGCGTGTGGGCGTTGGCGACGATGCGCGAGGGGTCGGGCGCCAGGGAGATGAGGAACCCCTGGAGCAGCGGAAAGAACGGGAGGAACAGGAGGGCGCCGGTGGTCTTCATCAGCATGTGCCCCCAAGCGACCCGCTTGCCTTCGGCGGCGAGGCCGGAGGCAGCGAAGAACGCCACCGAGGTGCCGCCGACATTCGCCCCGAGCACAAGGGGGAGGACGGCGGGGATGGGGAGCACCCCCTGCTGGCTGAAGGCGATCAGGAGGATCATCACCGCCGTACCGCTCTGGAACATGGCGCTCAGGGCCACCCCCCAGACGAAGGCGAACAGGGGCGCCCCACCCAGGTCCATCATGAGGGAGCGCAGGCTTGCCACCTGGCCGACCTCGCTCGCCGCGCCGGAGAGGAACTTGAGCGCAAGGAGCATGAACCCGACGCCGACCAGCCCCTGCCCGATCGCTCGAACCTTGGGCCTCCTCCCCCAGAGAAAGAGAAGAATCCCCGCCGAAAGAACAGGGAAGGCGTACTGGTAGATCCGGAACGAGAGCACCTGGACGGTCAGCGTGCTCCCGAGGTCGGCGCCCAGGACGATCGAAAGCGATTGGGCCAGCGGGAGCGGGGAGATCTCGGCGAACGAGATGAGGAGAGTGACGACCGCACCGGAACTCTGGAGCAGGGAGGTCCCGACAACGCCGGCCCCGAATCCGTCCAGCCGGCTGCTGCCCGGAGCGGTCCACCACCCCCTCAGGCGCTCCCCGAAGGCCAGCTCGAACCCCTGCCCGGTAATGCGGACCCCGTACAGGAGCAGGAACGCCCCTCCGATCACTTGGAGGAAGAGGGTGTCGATCATGGTACCGGCGGGTTCAGAACAGGGCCTCGGCGAAGGCCGAGGCGTCGAAAGGGCGCAGGTCGTCGACGGATTCGCCGACACCGATGAACCGGATCGGAGCGCCGATTTCCCGCGTCACCGAAAGGACCACGCCGCCCTTCGCCGTGCCGTCAAGCTTGGTCAGCGCCAGCCCGGTTACCCCCGTGAACTCCTGGAAGGTCTTCGCCTGCGCGACGGCATTGCGGCCGTTGGTAGCGTCGAGCACGAGCAGCACCTCGTGGGGCGCCCCGGCCATCTCCCTCCCGACGACGCGTACGACTTTCCGCATCTCCTCCATCAAGGGGGCCTTCGTGTGCAGCCGCCCTGCGGTGTCGATGAGGACGGCATGCGCTCCCCTCGCCTTCGCGGCGCGTACGGCATCGAAGGCCACGGCGGAGGAGTCGGAGCCCTCCTTGTGCTGGACGAGGTCGGCGCCGACGCGGTCCGCCCAGATCTTCAGCTGCTCGATCGCCGCCGCGCGGAAGGTGTCCCCCGCGGCCAGCAGGACGGGATGCCCTTCTCCCTTCAGCCAATGGGCGATCTTCCCGATCGTGGTCGTCTTCCCGACGCCGTTCACGCCGACCACGAGCACGACGAAGGGGTAAGGGGGTTTCACCTCCAGGGGGACCATGCGGGGAGCAAGCGTATCCGCGATCATCGCCCGAAGCGCCGCCCGGAGGGCCTCTGTGTCGGGGAGCTTCCCGTGGCGCCACATCGCGTGCAGTTCCTCGACGTACTCCCGGGCGAGCGAGGCCCCCGTGTCCGCCAGGATGAGCGCTTCCTCCAGGTCGGACAGGACCTTCTCGTCGACGGGGCCGATCCCGCGCGCGATCGCCTCCACGTTCATGAAGAGCAGCTCGCGCGTTTTTCCGAGCCCAGCCTTCAGGCGGGAGAAAAAGGAATCCGGAAGTTTGGTCACGCGTTGAACTTGACGGAGACGACCTTGGAGATTCCCGGCTTTTCCATCGTGATCCCGTAGAGCGAGTCGGCCAGCTCCATCGTCCGCTTGTTGTGGGTGATGAGCAGGAACTGGTGGTGGGTCGACATGTCGCGGACGAGGGCGTTGAACCGGTCGATGTTGGCGTCGTCCAGGGAGGTGTCCGCCTCGTCCAGCAGGCAGAACGGCGACGGCTTGACGAGGAAGATGGAAAGGATCATGGCGGCCGCGGCAAGGGATTTCTCTCCGCCGGAGAAGGAATTCAGGGGCAGCAACTTCTTCCCCGGCGGCTGGATGACGATCTCCACCCCCGTTTCCAGCAGGTTCTCCTCATCGAGAAGGGTGAGGAATGCGCGTCCGCCCAGGAAGAGCTTGGGGAACACCTCCGCGAGCCTTTCGTTGATCTTTTCGAACGTCTCGGAAAACCGTTCGCGGGTGGTCCGGTTGATCCGCTGGATCGCCTTGGCCAGGTCGTCGAGCGACGTTTCGAGGTCCCCCTTCTGCGCCGAGAGGAAGGAATACCGCTCGGACAGCTCCCTGTGCTCCTCGAGCGAGGCCAGGTTCACTTCGCCTTCGCCTGCGATGCGGTCCCGGATCTCTCCGGCGCGGGACTCCCATGCGGCCAGCCCCTCGGTTTCCACCTCCGGATCGGCCCCGACCGTAGGCGCGGGGAGGTCCGCGGGGTGCGCCTCGTACCGCTGGTAGGTCAGCGAATCGAGGATCCCCAGATCCTTCTCTACCCGCTGGACGGCGACTCGAAGGTCGGAGATCCGTTCCGACGCTTCCGACTCCCGGCGGCGCACGTCTTTCGACATCCTCTCCAATGATTCGACGTCGGCGTCGATCGCCGCCTTCTTCCCCAGCAGGCCATCGACGTTTTCCTGCAGCCGGGAAAGCGCAGCCGCGCCTTCCTCGACCGCCGTCCGCCCCCTCTCGATCGCTTCCGCGAGGACCGCGCACCTCTCCTCGTACCCTGCCCTTCGCCGCCGAAGGTCATCGGCCTGGGTTCGCTTCCCGGAGAGCGTATCGACCAAGCCGGCGAGGAACTGCTCCTCGGCCTGGCTCTTCCCGGTCAGCCCGGTCAACTCGATCTCGGCCGCGTGGGACCGCTCCTGGGCTTCCTCCCCCGCAAGCCGCTTTTCCTCAAGCACCGTCAGGAGCTGCCGGACCCGTTCTTCCTCTTCGCCCTTGGCCTGCTCCGAGAGCTGTGCCGCTTCCTTCGAGGCGCGGTACTCATCGAATATCCTCGCCAGTTCGCCCTGCTGGTATTCCCGCTCCTGGTCCAGCCGGTCCAGATTCTCCCGTGCCTGCGTCAGCGCTTCCTCGAACCTCGCCCGCTGCCGCTCCGCCTGGTGGAGAGCGGCCGTGCAGTCCTGGCAGCGGCGGAACACCTCCTCCTTCCGCCCTTCCAACGATGCCTTGGCCCCGCGGACCTCCTCCTCGTCCGCCTGGAGCCGCGCCAGTTCTTCCGTAAGCCCCGCGATTTCCATTTCCAGGTCGCGCATCTCCCGCTTGATCGAGAGGATCCCCGACCCGCCGTCGGCCTGCGCGCCGCCCGCCAACATCCCTTCGGCGGTCACCACGTCGCCATCAAGAGTGACGAAGGTGTTCCAGACCCCGTTGCGGTTCCAGAGGCGAAGCGCGCATTCCAAGTCGCGCACCAGGAGCGTTCCGCCGAGCAGGCCTCTCACGAGATCGCGGCACCCCGAAGGGACGCGGACGATCTCGGTCAGGGGAGCGATCACCCCGTCTTCTCCGGCGTAAACGGGGGATTCGTTGCGCGTGCGAAGGGACACGGGGACGAACGAGCCTCTCCCCTCGCGCGTCTCCTTCAAATATTGGAGCGCGGAGAGTCCCTCGTTGTGATCCCGCACGACGATGGACTGCATTCTTTCCCCGAGCACCGCCTCGACGGCCTTCTCGTACGGAGCATCCGTTTCCACGAGGTCCCCGATCACCCCGTAGATTCCGGTGTCTCCGTTGACGCTCCCGCCGTTACCCTGGCCATTGT
Encoded proteins:
- a CDS encoding chromosome segregation protein SMC; the encoded protein is MKLKKLELFGFKSFYDKTVFEFSDGITAIVGPNGCGKSNIVDAIRWVLGEHAPSYLRSKALEDVIFAGSDAAGPLGMAEVSLTFRNDNGAAPPGYESYSEIQVTRRTFRNGESEFFINKVPCRLKDIAELFLDTGAGARGYAIIEQGKILTIVNARPEEKRMIVEEAAGVAKFRVRKKEAERKMENTRANLARVKDILDEVKRQLGSLDRQVRKAERYKALKNELRGLDLRIAARKFRDLSRELACVGSELAAREESLHAVRAEFSRLEAEIESHRLRRTETESALGSLRDAHGKLKEEVVRRETEYNGNRKQVEDLQDMIAEVDGATAAVETEISDLAHRLQESEAAAGQRRESVAAASARCAELKMAAETAREEYLRYKDLSDQARSDLIVRVNLHSNARSSADSYQKMIEDKERERTRQASLLTEARFAAEKAGREFDVARAAEASAGEERTATERVWEETGALLAAAAFRLDAVVEARRKVEGILQASSSRLVAISRLYEQKDWTSSGVRAVLRHYNGQGNGGSVNGDTGIYGVIGDLVETDAPYEKAVEAVLGERMQSIVVRDHNEGLSALQYLKETREGRGSFVPVSLRTRNESPVYAGEDGVIAPLTEIVRVPSGCRDLVRGLLGGTLLVRDLECALRLWNRNGVWNTFVTLDGDVVTAEGMLAGGAQADGGSGILSIKREMRDLEMEIAGLTEELARLQADEEEVRGAKASLEGRKEEVFRRCQDCTAALHQAERQRARFEEALTQARENLDRLDQEREYQQGELARIFDEYRASKEAAQLSEQAKGEEEERVRQLLTVLEEKRLAGEEAQERSHAAEIELTGLTGKSQAEEQFLAGLVDTLSGKRTQADDLRRRRAGYEERCAVLAEAIERGRTAVEEGAAALSRLQENVDGLLGKKAAIDADVESLERMSKDVRRRESEASERISDLRVAVQRVEKDLGILDSLTYQRYEAHPADLPAPTVGADPEVETEGLAAWESRAGEIRDRIAGEGEVNLASLEEHRELSERYSFLSAQKGDLETSLDDLAKAIQRINRTTRERFSETFEKINERLAEVFPKLFLGGRAFLTLLDEENLLETGVEIVIQPPGKKLLPLNSFSGGEKSLAAAAMILSIFLVKPSPFCLLDEADTSLDDANIDRFNALVRDMSTHHQFLLITHNKRTMELADSLYGITMEKPGISKVVSVKFNA
- a CDS encoding 5-formyltetrahydrofolate cyclo-ligase: MLMAERKAQLRRTERNRRRLCGQKETFAGKSIAAQEKFLAAFPPESGGKAALYAAVGGEVGTERIRARYLTAGALLFYPRVMEDGNLSFFPDGGDDGWVRGKYGLLEPRVPPGVAGLRNGFDLVVVPGVAFDAMGRRLGKGYGYYDRFLSGLSKTAVTVGLAFSRQLLPEVPVESWDIPVDVVVTEDGIIGLSREHLDGHTK
- a CDS encoding signal recognition particle-docking protein FtsY; amino-acid sequence: MNVEAIARGIGPVDEKVLSDLEEALILADTGASLAREYVEELHAMWRHGKLPDTEALRAALRAMIADTLAPRMVPLEVKPPYPFVVLVVGVNGVGKTTTIGKIAHWLKGEGHPVLLAAGDTFRAAAIEQLKIWADRVGADLVQHKEGSDSSAVAFDAVRAAKARGAHAVLIDTAGRLHTKAPLMEEMRKVVRVVGREMAGAPHEVLLVLDATNGRNAVAQAKTFQEFTGVTGLALTKLDGTAKGGVVLSVTREIGAPIRFIGVGESVDDLRPFDASAFAEALF